One stretch of Astatotilapia calliptera chromosome 3, fAstCal1.2, whole genome shotgun sequence DNA includes these proteins:
- the LOC113019667 gene encoding uncharacterized protein LOC113019667: MLRAANKHVPQATVDKLVINFICEGLQPFAVVEQPSFKELVTTLQPQAKVISRPTVRARICEAADHMKMTLVAALDKVKFVATTTDCWSAHQKSYLGVTCHWIEEASLERRSAALACKRLRGSHTFDMLAGALDDIHCQYKIRGKVVRTTTDSGSNFVKAFHMFGAQNDADEAEDEADPETTDLTDHRDYHEASAILDEDSGLEYQLLPHQRCACHLLNLVATTDAALAESMNETYKRLSRATFAKCQAIWNKTGRSHLANEVVEDKCELQIIRPNATRWNSTYLAIERIIRIIDEKGEDAIRSICEEFKVKMLSPAEVAFLREYCTTMKPLVKASNILQSESTSFMGWLLPVIQQLLSKLSRLETSSKTCVPLIRALQNGLQKRFGAMMEDPELAAAAVLLPKFKTSWTDRADVTEAALTYIKQHLETTEHESEDQQRESSDEDEFFSRPVSRRLQSAVELDGYLACATDTMELLHSSAIKNLSLKLNTALPASAACERLFSYAGLLFTAKRSWIASVDLENQLVLKLNKRFRK; encoded by the exons ATGTTGAgagctgcaaacaaacatgttccaCAAGCAACTGTTGACAAGCTTGTCATCAATTTCATATGTGAGGGTCTACAGCCATTTGCAGTGGTAGAACAGCCATCTTTCAAAGAATTGGTTACCACATTACAACCTCAAGCCAAAGTCATCTCCAGACCCACTGTCCGTGCCAGAATCTGTGAAGCTGCTGATCACATGAAGATGACTTTGGTTGCAGCATTGGATAAAGTCAAATTTGTTGCTACCACTACTGATTGTTGGTCAGCTCATCAGAAAAGTTACCTTGGAGTCACATGCCATTGGATAGAGGAAGCGTCCCTGGAAAGAAGATCTGCAGCACTAGCATGCAAAAGATTGAGAGGGTCTCACACATTTGACATGCTTGCTGGTGCGCTTGATGATATCCATTGCCAATACAAGATTAGAGGCAAAGTTGTAAGAACCACAACTGATAGTGGATCCAACTTTGTCAAGGCCTTCCACATGTTTGGGGCACAAAATGATGCAGATGAAGCTGAAGATGAAGCAGACCCAGAAACTACTGACCTGACTGACCATAGGGACTACCATGAGGCAAGTGCAATTCTTGATGAAGACTCTGGTTTGGAGTATCAACTTCTGCCTCATCAGCGATGTGCATGTCACCTGCTAAACCTTGTGGCAACAACTGATGCTGCCCTAGCAGAGAGCATGAATGAAACCTACAAGAGGCTCTCCCGTGCAACCTTTGCAAAATGCCAGGCCATTTGGAACAAAACTGGCCGGTCTCATTTGGCTAATGAAGTGGTAGAGGACAAGTGTGAGCTACAGATCATTCGTCCCAATGCAACACGATGGAATTCAACCTACCTTGCCATTGAAAGGATAATACGCATCATTGATGAGAAGGGGGAAGATGCCATCAGGAGCATTTGTGAGGAGTTCAAGGTGAAAAT GTTGAGTCCTGCAGAAGTTGCATTCCTAAGGGAGTACTGTACCACCATGAAGCCACTGGTGAAAGCTTCAAACATCCTTCAGTCTGAGTCCACTTCCTTTATGGGATGGCTCCTGCCAGTAATCCAACAACTACTGTCCAAACTTAGCAGGCTGGAGACATCAAGCAAGACATGCGTGCCACTCATCAGAGCCCTGCAAAATGGCCTTCAAAAGCGTTTTGGAGCGATGATGGAGGATCCAGAgttggctgcagctgcagtcctCTTACCCAAGTTCAAGACTTCCTGGACTGACAGAGCAGATGTAACAGAGGCTG CCTTGACATACATCAAACAACATCTTGAAACGACGGAGCATGAGAGTGAGGATCAGCAAAGAGAGTCATCTGATGAAGATGAATTCTTCTCCAGACCAGTCTCCAGAAGGCTGCAAAGTGCAGTTGAGCTTGATGGTTATCTTGCTTGTGCCACAGACACCATGGAGCTGCTGCACTCCTCAGCCATCAAAAACCTCTCTCTTAAACTGAACACAGCTCTGCCTGCTTCTGCTGCGTGTGAACGACTTTTTAGCTATGCTGGTCTACTCTTCACTGCCAAACGAAGTTGGATTGCCTCTGTTGATTTAGAAAACCAGCTCGTGCTGAAACTGAACAAAAGGTTCAGAAAGTAA